The following are from one region of the Oreochromis aureus strain Israel breed Guangdong linkage group 1, ZZ_aureus, whole genome shotgun sequence genome:
- the styx gene encoding serine/threonine/tyrosine-interacting protein codes for MWSLKTNCTVCSANPAARKHRYRARSRAGGGRMVSRMEEENKLQFPSLPDTKEDLLDWAYPMRRDMQEILPGLFLGPYSSAMKSKLPILERHGITHIVCVRQDIEANFIKPNFPHMFRYLVLDIADNPVENIIRFFPMTKEFIDGCLATEGKVLVHGNAGISRSAALVIAYLMETFGMKYREAFSHVQERRFCINPNVGFVHQLQEYEAIYLAKLTIKRMSVQLDRPFSLQAGMPGSRKRSLEEDEDFGGMQVAAAQNG; via the exons ATGTGGAGCCTCAAAACAAATTGTACCGTTTGTTCAGCTAACCCCGCCGCGAGGAAACATCGATACCGCGCGCGAAGTCGGGCCGGCGGTGGCCGAATGGTCAgcaggatggaggaggagaacaaACTTCAGTTTCCGTCTCTGCCCGATACCAAGGAGGATCTTCTG GATTGGGCGTATCCGATGAGACGAGATATGCAG GAGATTTTACCAGGACTGTTTTTAGGTCCCTACTCTTCTGCGATGAAAAGCAAG CTGCCAATTCTCGAAAGACACGGCATAACGCACATTGTGTGCGTCCGCCAAGACATTGAAGCCAATTTTATCAAACCTAATTTCCCTCACATGTTTAG ATACCTTGTGTTAGATATTGCTGACAATCCAGTGGAAAATATAATCCGCTTTTTCCCTATG ACTAAAGAATTCATTGATGGCTGCTTAGCAACAGAAG GAAAGGTACTGGTTCATGGTAATGCAGGGATATCAAGAAG TGCTGCCTTAGTGATTGCATATCTTATGGAAACATTCGGTATGAAATACAG GGAAGCATTCAGCCATGTTCAGGAGAGGAGGTTTTGCATCAATCCCAATGTGGGCTTTGTGCATCAGCTACAG GAATATGAAGCAATCTACCTTGCCAAACTGACCATTAAAAGGATGTCGGTGCAGTTGGACAGGCCGTTCTCGCTACAAGCTGGGATGCCAG GAAGCCGCAAACGCAGCCTGGAGGAAGATGAAGATTTTGGAGGGATGCAGGTCGCAGCTGCACAGAATGGATGA
- the gnpnat1 gene encoding glucosamine 6-phosphate N-acetyltransferase, whose product MLLDETPLFEPSLLRELDWSSNTASFSPPISPCSPGEGLVLRPLCMADFNRGFFKVLSQLTKTGDVTPEQFAKNFEHMKKTGDYYVIVVEDTNLSQIVATATLITEHKFIHSCAKRGRVEEVVVSDVCRGKQLGKLLVSTLTLLSKKLNCYKITLECAPKNVAFYQKFGYSASDETYMQCRFFD is encoded by the exons ATGCTGCTGGACGAGACTCCACTTTTTGAGCCCTCTCTGCTTCGGGAGCTAGACTGGAGCAGCAACACTGCCTCATTCTCTCCCCCAATCTCACCATGCAGTCCAGGGGAAGGCCTGGTGCTGAGGCCACTCTGTATGGCAGATTTCAACAGAG GATTTTTCAAGGTTTTATCTCAGCTCACCAAGACAGGCGATGTCACACCAGAGCAGTTCGCCA AGAATTTTGAGCACATGAAGAAGACTGGAGATTACTATGTCATCGTGGTGGAGGATACAAATCTGAGTCAGATCGTGGCCACGGCAACACTGATCACTGAACACAAATTCATCCACTCCTGTGCCAAA AGAGGCCGGGTGGAGGAAGTCGTCGTCAGCGATGTGTGCCGAGGGAAGCAGCTGGGCAAACT ATTAGTCTCAACTCTTACTCTTCTCAGCAAAAAACTGAATTGCTATAAAATCACTCTTGAATGTGCACCCAAAAACGTGGCTTTTTACCAGAAGTTTGGCTACTCTGCGTCAGATGAGACCTACATGCAGTGTCGATTTTTTGACTGA
- the LOC116314684 gene encoding E3 ubiquitin-protein ligase AMFR, with protein MPLLFLERFPWPSLQTYTALSVALLAGSIFSAYTTVTDPGFGALETDEAQPPSEVERELLKNDISNTELATTVLWYLVTDSLFVWVLVNTFCCSLMLIAKMIQYVVFGPLRVSEKQHLKDKFWNFIFYKFIFIFGVLNVQTVEEVVMWCLWFSALVFLHLMVQLCKDRFEYLSFSPSTPMNSHVRVLCLLVSLLLDCCGLAVVCGLLGASHGMHTLSFMAAECLLVTVRTGHVIMRYSIHLWDLNHPGTWESKGTYVYYTDFIMELAMLFLDLMHHIHMLLFGNIWLSMASLVIFMQLRYLFHEVQRRVRRHKNYLRVINNMETRFAVATAEELAANDDDCAICWDAMLTARKLPCGHLFHNSCLRSWLEQDTSCPTCRKSLNISGDGGQARSPQQGGGLEDNIGPVGAPPDARPHINQHNHFFHFDGSRIASWLPSFSVEVMHTTNILGIAQANNSQLMAMAHQIQEMFPQVPSYLVLQDLQLTRSVEVTTDNILEGRIQVPFPTQAIERAPLQVNPAPDEQPGSSGAAEQGESDNLEVRGGRFSKSAEERQKMLKQRKEEMLQQARRKYLNKNSEDQDEDLPGLEEDVPELDSTVLRRRTMAAAAERRLQNLQDPAP; from the exons ATGCCTCTGCTGTTTTTGGAGAGGTTTCCTTGGCCCAGCCTGCAGACCTACACAGCACTGAGTGTGGCTTTGCTTGCTGGTAGCATCTTCAGTGCCTACACCACAGTAACTGACCCGGGATTTGGGGCCTTGGAAACGGATGAGGCACAGCCTCCCTCCGAGGTGGAGCGTGAACTTCTAAAGAATGATATTAGTAACACAGAACTGGCAACAACTGTCCTGTGGTATCTTGTCACAGACAGTCTCTTTGTGTGG GTGTTAGTGAACACATTCTGCTGCTCATTGATGTTAATTGCTAAAATGATTCAGTACGTGGTGTTTGGCCCACTCAGAGTCAGTGAGAAGCAG CACCTGAAAGATAAATTCTGGAACTTCATTTTCTACAAGTTCATCTTCATTTTTGGTGTACTGAACGTCCAGACAGTGGAGGAGGTGGTCATGTGGTGTCTGTGGTTCTCCGCACTCGTTTTTCTCCACCTAATGGTTCAGCTCTGCAAGGATCGCTTTGAATAt cTGTCTTTCTCCCCATCCACACCTATGAACAGCCATGTGCGAGTGCTCTGTCTGCTGGTCTCCCTGCTTCTGGACTGTTGTGGCCTGGCTGTGGTCTGTGGCCTCCTGGGAGCTTCTCATGGCATGCACACGCTCTCCTTCATGGCAGCAGAG TGTCTGCTGGTGACTGTGCGCACTGGACATGTCATCATGCG ATACTCAATTCATCTCTGGGATTTGAACCATCCAGGGACTTGGGAGAGTAAGGGGACATATGTCTACTACACAGACTTCATAATGGAGCTGGCCATGCTGTTTCTTGACCTAATGCACCATATCCATATGCTG CTTTTCGGGAATATCTGGCTGTCCATGGCAAGCTTGGTTATCTTCATGCAGCTGCGATATCTTTTCCATGAGGTGCAGCGCCGTGTCCGCCGACATAAGAACTATCTGCGTGTCATTAATAACATGGAGACAAG ATTTGCTGTTGCTACTGCAGAGGAGCTGGCAGCCAATGATGATGATTGTGCCATTTGCTGGGATGCCATGCTTACAGCACGCAAACTGCCCTGCGGTCATCTCTTCCACAA CTCTTGTTTGCGCTCGTGGCTTGAGCAGGACACGTCGTGTCCCACATGTCGGAAATCCCTGAATATTAGTGGGGATGGGGGCCAAGCAAGAAGCCCGCAGCAGGGTGGGGGTTTGGAGGACAACATTGGCCCAGTTGGAGCTCCCCCAGATGCCAGACCACATATCAACCAACACAATCACTTCTTCCACTTTGATG GATCTCGTATCGCCAGCTGGCTGCCCAGTTTCTCAGTAGAAGTAATGCATACTACTAACATCTTGGGCATTGCTCAAGCAAATAACTCCCAGCTTATGGCTATG GCTCATCAGATTCAAGAGATGTTTCCTCAGGTGCCCTCCTACCTGGTACTGCAAGACTTACAGTTGACCCGCTCTGTGGAAGTTACTACTGACAACATCCTGGAGGGACGTATCCAGGTGCCTTTCCCTACGCAG GCCATAGAGCGAGCCCCTTTACAGGTTAATCCTGCACCAGATGAGCAGCCTGGGTCCAGTGGAGCAGCTGAGCAGGGTGAATCTGACAACTTGGAGGTTAGAGGAGGCCGCTTCTCTAAGTCTGCAGAGGAGAGGCAGAAGATGTTAAAGCAGAGGAAAGAAGAGATGCTTCAGCAAGCACGCAG GAAGTATCTGAACAAAAATTCGGAGGATCAGGATGAAGATTTGCCTGGACTGGAGGAGGATGTCCCAGAATTGGACTCAACTGTGCTAAGACGCAGAACCATGGCAGCAGCTGCAGAGAGACGTCTACAAAACCTACAGGACCCTGCGCCCTGA